In Fodinibius saliphilus, a genomic segment contains:
- a CDS encoding glycosyltransferase: MERVMSELAKYFAQRRGIEVHLILYGKKRDIFFSIPNGIKIHRPSFDFKSTNRTISTLKTIYFVRMKVKELQPDAILSFGEYWNNFVLLSLLGVNIPIVISDRCKPDKSLGIFQDILRKWLYPSAAGMVAQTSRAKDIYRRQKLNKNIKVIGNPIFKVTPNCKSHNKENIVLTVGRLIKTKHHDRLIKIFDKISSSDWKLVIVGGDALKQQGMQRLKKLAGDLNIKGNVEFTGTVSDIELYYKKSKIFAFTSSSEGFPNVIGEAMSAGLPVIAYDCVAGPSDLIDDGKNGFLIPLFDDDQYSKKLQHLLDDEHLRLKMGKHSREKVEQYSTKTIGEQYYSFILKML, from the coding sequence ATGGAGAGAGTAATGTCGGAATTAGCGAAATACTTTGCACAAAGAAGAGGGATAGAAGTCCATTTAATACTGTATGGAAAAAAGCGAGATATCTTTTTCTCCATACCGAATGGTATAAAAATTCACAGGCCATCATTCGACTTTAAAAGTACAAACAGAACAATCAGTACGCTTAAAACGATATATTTTGTACGAATGAAAGTAAAAGAATTACAACCGGACGCGATACTTAGTTTTGGGGAGTACTGGAACAATTTTGTGCTACTTTCTTTGCTTGGTGTAAATATACCGATTGTAATTTCAGACCGATGTAAGCCAGATAAATCTCTGGGTATATTTCAAGACATCTTGCGGAAATGGTTGTATCCATCCGCTGCAGGAATGGTAGCACAGACCTCGAGGGCAAAAGATATTTACCGCAGACAAAAATTAAACAAAAATATAAAGGTAATTGGGAATCCTATTTTTAAAGTTACTCCGAATTGTAAATCACACAATAAGGAGAATATTGTATTAACTGTTGGAAGACTCATCAAGACAAAACATCACGATAGACTGATTAAGATTTTTGACAAAATATCTTCTTCGGATTGGAAGCTTGTTATCGTAGGAGGAGATGCACTAAAACAGCAAGGTATGCAGAGGCTTAAAAAATTAGCTGGCGATTTGAATATTAAAGGAAATGTAGAATTTACAGGCACGGTTTCTGATATAGAATTATACTATAAGAAAAGTAAGATATTTGCCTTTACATCTAGCTCTGAAGGGTTTCCTAATGTGATTGGCGAGGCCATGTCGGCCGGTTTGCCAGTGATCGCTTATGATTGTGTGGCTGGTCCCTCCGATTTAATTGATGATGGGAAAAATGGTTTTTTAATCCCGCTATTTGATGATGATCAGTATTCAAAAAAATTACAGCACCTGTTAGATGATGAGCACCTTCGATTAAAGATGGGAAAACATTCTAGAGAAAAAGTAGAACAATATTCTACTAAAACAATTGGGGAGCAGTACTATTCATTTATCCTTAAAATGTTATGA
- a CDS encoding glycosyltransferase, producing MKILQINSSVNTTSTGRIAEEIGQALQKQGHESFIASKKVGPGGSTSNLIHLGNKYDEYAHALKTRLFDRHGFGSKRTTQAFLRKLKEISPDVIGLHNLHGYYLNVEGLFNYLKEVQKPVVWTLHDCWPFTGHCSFFDYVSCEKWKTECRNCPLSDKYPASWFMDQSRRNFYHKKKLFNGIQDLTIITPSQWLATLVKQSFLGGYAVEVINNGIDLEKFWPTNADNINNRYNLFGKKVLLGVASVWDRRKGLKYFLELSKKLDDSFKIILVGLPEVEINRLPENIIGIQRTESLEELVSFYSVADVFVNPTLVDNFPTTNLEALACGTPVITFDTGGSPESIDEDTGMVVEKGNLKKLLEAIKVVCSKSERYREACRNRAITHYDKKERYYDYVNLYEKTLVKKHALK from the coding sequence ATGAAGATCCTTCAAATAAATAGTTCAGTCAATACTACCAGTACTGGGAGAATTGCTGAAGAAATAGGACAGGCCCTTCAAAAACAGGGTCATGAGAGTTTTATTGCTTCTAAAAAGGTGGGGCCAGGGGGGAGCACCTCTAATCTCATTCACCTTGGGAACAAGTATGATGAGTATGCTCACGCCTTAAAAACAAGGCTCTTCGATCGTCATGGGTTTGGATCTAAAAGAACCACACAAGCTTTTTTAAGAAAGTTAAAGGAGATTAGTCCTGATGTAATAGGTCTTCATAACTTACATGGGTATTATCTGAATGTAGAAGGGCTGTTCAACTATTTGAAAGAAGTACAAAAACCTGTGGTTTGGACGCTACATGATTGTTGGCCTTTTACCGGGCATTGTAGCTTTTTTGATTATGTCTCCTGCGAAAAATGGAAAACAGAATGCCGGAATTGTCCTTTATCTGATAAATACCCTGCCAGCTGGTTTATGGATCAATCGAGGAGAAATTTTTATCACAAAAAAAAGTTATTCAATGGGATACAAGATCTGACAATTATTACGCCAAGCCAATGGTTGGCTACGTTGGTGAAACAGTCATTTCTGGGGGGGTATGCAGTCGAAGTTATAAATAATGGTATTGATCTTGAAAAATTTTGGCCTACTAATGCGGATAATATTAATAACCGCTATAACCTATTTGGCAAAAAGGTGCTTTTGGGCGTAGCCAGTGTATGGGATCGAAGAAAGGGGTTAAAGTACTTTCTTGAACTAAGCAAAAAATTAGATGATAGTTTTAAAATAATTCTGGTTGGCTTACCCGAAGTTGAAATTAACCGATTGCCGGAGAATATAATAGGAATTCAGCGAACAGAAAGCCTGGAAGAACTGGTATCCTTTTACAGTGTTGCAGATGTTTTTGTAAATCCTACACTCGTAGATAATTTTCCAACTACCAACCTTGAGGCACTTGCATGCGGTACTCCTGTAATTACCTTTGATACCGGCGGAAGCCCAGAATCTATCGATGAGGATACGGGTATGGTTGTAGAGAAAGGCAATTTAAAGAAGCTACTTGAGGCTATTAAAGTGGTATGCAGCAAATCAGAAAGATACCGTGAAGCTTGTAGAAATCGAGCGATAACTCATTATGACAAGAAAGAGAGATATTACGATTACGTAAATCTCTACGAAAAAACATTGGTTAAAAAACACGCTTTGAAATGA
- a CDS encoding glycosyltransferase family 4 protein, translating into MNIWTISLFDPTPYDNVGNLRFIQIANAAIKGGHQVTHFTSTFRHTSKKQRFNKDTTLPIEPGYSVEYIRSKGYKKNISIKRIFAHRDFAQQLIDSLAGRHKPDIIFISMPPIVSAARVVEWASENDIPIVVDIIDPWPDSFIKDVPNALKPLSRVFIQPFYNRVRGVFRNADAVTSISNGYLDWAKSQCKTIRQTKCFYPAQDLEAIQSKIEDFKKTESRNEEVLRIIYVGSLGSSYDIPAIVKASEIMDKKHPGQTEFIVAGVGPQSEIVEEYQKKLGNLQYLGWISDEELIRQYFLSDLGLIQHKNNFTQTVTYKLFSYLSAGLPILNSLQSEMADIISENNVGLNNMNGDYKKLVKNIEYFLYNRDQLQLYKQNAIALTKEKGDSNSVYGEMIAFFEEIAGTRVAELQKELEKL; encoded by the coding sequence ATGAATATTTGGACTATCTCATTATTTGATCCCACCCCTTATGATAACGTAGGGAACCTCCGATTTATACAGATTGCAAATGCTGCGATTAAGGGAGGGCATCAGGTTACGCATTTTACAAGTACGTTCAGGCATACTTCTAAGAAACAGCGGTTTAATAAAGATACAACGCTCCCTATCGAGCCCGGTTATAGCGTTGAATATATACGATCTAAGGGATATAAAAAGAATATATCAATCAAGAGAATTTTTGCCCATCGTGATTTTGCCCAACAACTCATTGACTCACTAGCAGGACGTCACAAGCCGGATATCATTTTCATTAGTATGCCACCTATTGTTTCTGCAGCCAGGGTAGTAGAATGGGCAAGTGAGAATGATATTCCTATAGTCGTTGATATTATAGATCCTTGGCCAGATTCATTTATCAAAGATGTTCCAAATGCCTTAAAACCGCTAAGTCGTGTTTTTATCCAGCCTTTTTATAATAGGGTAAGAGGAGTCTTTAGGAATGCTGATGCTGTAACATCAATTTCCAACGGGTACTTAGATTGGGCTAAATCTCAGTGTAAAACAATTAGACAAACAAAATGTTTTTACCCAGCCCAAGACTTAGAGGCGATTCAATCAAAAATAGAAGATTTTAAAAAGACTGAAAGCAGGAATGAGGAAGTTTTGAGGATTATTTATGTGGGAAGTCTGGGCAGTTCCTATGACATCCCAGCGATCGTAAAAGCGTCTGAAATAATGGATAAAAAACACCCTGGCCAAACAGAGTTCATCGTGGCGGGTGTTGGGCCTCAGTCAGAAATTGTTGAAGAGTATCAGAAGAAACTGGGAAATCTACAATACCTGGGATGGATATCAGACGAAGAATTGATTAGGCAATACTTTTTATCGGATCTCGGGTTAATTCAACACAAAAATAATTTTACCCAGACCGTTACCTATAAGTTATTCAGTTATTTAAGTGCCGGACTGCCCATTTTAAATTCGTTGCAGAGTGAAATGGCTGATATAATTTCTGAAAATAATGTAGGGCTAAATAATATGAATGGTGATTATAAGAAGCTGGTAAAAAATATTGAGTACTTCCTCTATAACAGGGATCAGCTTCAGCTGTACAAACAGAATGCGATAGCACTTACGAAAGAGAAAGGAGATTCAAATTCGGTTTATGGGGAGATGATAGCGTTTTTTGAAGAAATAGCGGGTACAAGAGTAGCTGAACTGCAAAAAGAATTGGAAAAATTATGA
- a CDS encoding ATP-grasp domain-containing protein, whose translation MKVIITHAGSRQAFDVINILKREYGLETILFSKPGKTLYLSLVYRQKVNRLDCEMYENFRADFEKVLNRYKGEKLYYMAISEKATLHFYDYVKERPSTNISYLLPEKEVFELTRNKDEFQQFCEMNRLPVPRSYDKMGVEELAASFNPVVAKKKIGAGSMGMKYVETKDQIHLLDDINYDSYLIQEKIESSQNIHGGFFLSEKGKVHVYHGHFRIRTFPENGGVTVFSKADLNEELKSIGTKVLKKLNWSGFAMIEFMFDQNSKEWKIIELNPRLWGSVMLSEFCNSSMLINYVRLCQGKPLRKKRVATDRYIRWFFPFEIVSFLKGRLGLTDFFNIQNDKTCYINFTYSGWGAALLYLLYFTFNGNSISRFFKKIFP comes from the coding sequence ATGAAAGTTATCATTACACATGCGGGATCCCGTCAAGCCTTTGATGTGATAAACATTCTTAAGAGAGAGTACGGGTTGGAGACTATTTTATTTTCCAAGCCCGGCAAAACGCTGTACTTGTCGTTGGTATATAGGCAGAAAGTCAATCGCTTGGATTGTGAGATGTATGAAAATTTCAGAGCCGATTTTGAAAAGGTATTAAACCGCTACAAAGGGGAAAAGCTGTATTATATGGCGATTTCAGAAAAGGCGACCTTGCATTTTTATGATTATGTGAAAGAGAGGCCTTCAACCAATATATCTTACCTGTTGCCTGAGAAAGAAGTATTTGAACTGACAAGAAATAAGGATGAGTTTCAACAATTTTGTGAAATGAATAGGCTGCCGGTCCCGAGGTCGTACGATAAGATGGGAGTGGAAGAGCTCGCTGCTTCATTTAATCCCGTAGTTGCCAAAAAGAAAATTGGTGCCGGATCAATGGGGATGAAGTATGTTGAAACGAAAGACCAGATCCATCTTTTGGATGACATCAATTATGATTCCTATTTGATACAGGAAAAGATAGAGAGCAGTCAAAATATACACGGTGGGTTCTTTTTGAGCGAAAAAGGGAAAGTACATGTGTATCATGGACATTTTAGGATCAGAACCTTTCCTGAAAATGGCGGTGTTACTGTGTTTTCCAAAGCCGATTTAAATGAGGAGTTAAAATCGATAGGGACAAAGGTATTAAAGAAATTGAATTGGAGCGGTTTTGCGATGATTGAATTTATGTTTGATCAAAATAGCAAGGAGTGGAAAATTATAGAGTTAAATCCTCGACTGTGGGGGTCCGTAATGCTTTCAGAGTTTTGTAATTCTTCTATGCTCATTAATTACGTACGCCTTTGTCAAGGCAAACCATTACGAAAGAAAAGGGTGGCTACGGATAGGTATATTCGCTGGTTTTTCCCATTTGAGATAGTCAGCTTTTTAAAAGGGAGACTGGGATTAACCGATTTTTTCAATATCCAAAATGACAAAACCTGTTATATCAATTTCACATACAGCGGCTGGGGTGCTGCCCTCCTTTATCTCCTGTACTTTACGTTTAACGGGAATTCAATTAGTCGTTTTTTTAAAAAAATATTTCCATGA
- a CDS encoding haloacid dehalogenase-like hydrolase — protein sequence MNDQLIVFDFDKTMTEKDTVLGFYKEASTVKLLYCLKLPLLYLFALLTKLNVITNTELKRLGIKLFLRGLKREKLEKVASDYSTKIKLNEVYRDDFGRYPPEKVVIMSASYQTYLKPLFPNHRVVGSELLFDSSSQVADLHINMYGEQKKKWLNNQGIDEIDILFTDSYSDKPLMDIAKNVVMVKNGEKELLKQNKDDLFYS from the coding sequence ATGAATGATCAACTAATTGTCTTTGATTTTGATAAAACCATGACTGAAAAGGATACCGTACTTGGCTTTTATAAAGAGGCATCCACAGTTAAACTGCTATATTGTCTTAAGCTGCCACTGTTATACCTGTTTGCCCTATTGACGAAATTGAATGTTATAACGAATACTGAGTTAAAGCGGTTGGGTATTAAGCTTTTTTTACGTGGGTTAAAAAGAGAGAAATTGGAAAAGGTGGCAAGCGATTATTCAACGAAAATTAAATTGAATGAGGTATATCGGGATGACTTTGGTAGATATCCGCCTGAAAAAGTGGTCATTATGTCTGCTTCTTATCAAACCTATCTAAAACCATTGTTTCCAAATCACCGGGTAGTAGGATCTGAGCTACTGTTCGATTCATCATCACAAGTTGCTGATCTTCATATCAATATGTATGGAGAGCAAAAAAAGAAGTGGCTAAACAATCAGGGCATAGATGAAATAGATATTCTTTTTACGGATAGTTATTCAGACAAACCATTGATGGATATTGCTAAAAATGTGGTTATGGTCAAAAACGGGGAGAAAGAATTACTTAAACAGAATAAAGATGATCTATTTTATAGTTAG
- a CDS encoding DUF3473 domain-containing protein, with protein MDKKPKSVFTVDVEDGISIAMRDAFSVNSPQTSRVVSLTNRILELLAEHQVKGTFFVLGQVAEKFPNLVKKIATEGHELGVHGYNHLQFHKMTPEQAFQELSSAKKLIEDISGLEVFGHRAPAFSISPDTQWGLDVIAEVGFTYDSSIMPINGIRYGWAGFRKGIHSIITPSGKELIEIPLSTVNILGKEIPVCGGGYLRLFPYWVTKMALEKIQEERPVALYLHPYELDTEKYPDYYFEQLKKATLLKRYKMKSMWINRKSVYPKLSKLLQRYEFDTAFNLVRCRSPIEK; from the coding sequence ATGGATAAAAAACCGAAATCTGTATTTACTGTTGATGTTGAGGATGGCATCAGTATTGCCATGCGTGATGCTTTTTCTGTGAATTCACCTCAAACATCCCGGGTGGTATCACTGACTAACAGGATCTTGGAATTACTGGCTGAACATCAGGTGAAAGGTACATTCTTTGTGTTGGGACAGGTTGCTGAAAAATTTCCGAATCTGGTTAAAAAGATAGCTACAGAAGGTCATGAGCTGGGAGTACATGGTTACAATCACTTGCAATTTCATAAAATGACACCCGAACAGGCATTTCAAGAGTTGAGCAGTGCGAAAAAGTTAATTGAAGATATTTCTGGACTAGAGGTGTTTGGGCATCGGGCTCCTGCATTTTCAATTTCCCCGGATACTCAATGGGGACTGGATGTCATTGCTGAAGTAGGCTTTACCTATGATAGCAGTATTATGCCTATTAACGGAATTAGGTATGGGTGGGCTGGTTTCCGAAAAGGCATACATTCCATAATAACCCCTTCCGGGAAGGAACTGATTGAGATACCGTTGAGTACTGTCAACATTTTAGGTAAAGAAATACCGGTTTGCGGGGGTGGGTACCTGCGATTGTTCCCCTATTGGGTTACTAAAATGGCCCTGGAGAAAATACAAGAGGAACGACCGGTGGCACTATATTTGCATCCCTATGAATTGGATACCGAGAAGTATCCCGATTACTATTTTGAGCAGCTAAAAAAAGCTACACTTTTGAAAAGATACAAGATGAAATCGATGTGGATAAACAGAAAATCAGTTTATCCCAAGTTATCAAAGCTATTACAGCGTTATGAATTTGATACAGCGTTTAATCTAGTTAGATGCCGGTCACCAATTGAAAAGTAA